A window of the Cystobacter fuscus genome harbors these coding sequences:
- a CDS encoding Tox-REase-5 domain-containing protein, whose amino-acid sequence MANEYRSPGAGEGGGTQLEDRRSPRGRPWWASHGVVLVLLGLQTACAMGYPMGGMIAGPTRHWGRVQRQRTVHEERAGDARAVVSVTQDAPSENLEADAAEAAEAAGPVEVSAAEEGARPRRARELDDEENLEGKGLGWPDGVGDGRPFTVPMSLNYFQGFLVQAGVPSAALPKDGRTLSPQQALALLPHLLSTPVTLGNFGMRRMAAHMLMEVDTVEGLYRLVFHTGETLEGLAQLPGAVRQLYENSPRLWEEFRHKPYAEKVRTISRLATGAVLTVGTAGAGAAKAAAWGGKLGSLTVPLLSLSGDGLLAVRLAAVPVGSVATAAASALSSTYVLHMANTSVQGAGGGGGWPPVGGPGQWVEDTTSMSEQARDYQAQVTGAPRRWAYRVCRDGECVNYDGYDPKTGTLLEAKAREYQKWFNEELNPRFKYEGLEGMIDQAGRQLRLAGGLPVRWHVAEPRMVAVLRKHFDARGLHAIEVVYTKPEP is encoded by the coding sequence ATGGCGAATGAATACCGAAGTCCTGGGGCGGGGGAGGGCGGCGGTACGCAGCTCGAGGATCGGCGGAGCCCGCGGGGCAGGCCGTGGTGGGCTTCGCATGGGGTGGTGCTGGTGCTCCTCGGTCTGCAGACGGCGTGCGCGATGGGCTATCCCATGGGCGGGATGATCGCTGGCCCGACGCGCCACTGGGGGCGCGTCCAGCGCCAGAGGACGGTACACGAGGAGCGCGCCGGTGATGCCCGGGCGGTGGTCTCGGTCACTCAGGACGCTCCCAGCGAAAACCTCGAGGCCGATGCAGCTGAGGCGGCTGAGGCGGCTGGTCCGGTGGAGGTCAGCGCGGCCGAGGAGGGTGCACGGCCTCGGCGCGCGAGGGAGCTAGACGACGAGGAGAACCTGGAGGGGAAGGGCCTCGGATGGCCGGATGGAGTGGGCGACGGGCGGCCGTTCACGGTGCCCATGAGCCTCAACTACTTCCAGGGGTTCCTCGTGCAGGCCGGAGTGCCCAGCGCGGCACTCCCCAAGGATGGGCGCACGCTGTCGCCCCAGCAGGCCTTGGCGCTGTTGCCGCACCTGCTCTCCACGCCGGTGACGCTGGGCAACTTCGGGATGCGCCGTATGGCAGCGCACATGCTCATGGAGGTGGATACGGTGGAGGGCCTCTATCGGCTCGTGTTCCACACGGGCGAGACGCTCGAGGGGCTCGCCCAGCTCCCAGGTGCGGTGAGGCAGCTCTACGAGAACTCTCCGCGGCTGTGGGAGGAGTTCCGCCACAAGCCCTATGCGGAGAAGGTGCGAACCATCTCGCGGCTGGCGACGGGTGCGGTGCTGACGGTGGGCACGGCCGGTGCTGGAGCTGCGAAGGCAGCCGCCTGGGGCGGCAAGCTGGGGAGTCTCACCGTACCCCTGCTGTCGCTCTCGGGTGACGGTCTCCTGGCAGTGCGCTTGGCGGCCGTACCCGTGGGGAGTGTCGCCACCGCGGCGGCGTCGGCGCTGAGCTCCACCTACGTCCTGCACATGGCCAACACGAGCGTCCAGGGGGCGGGAGGCGGTGGTGGGTGGCCTCCGGTTGGAGGGCCCGGGCAATGGGTGGAGGACACCACGAGCATGTCCGAGCAGGCGCGGGACTATCAGGCCCAGGTGACGGGGGCTCCCAGGCGATGGGCCTACAGGGTTTGTCGAGACGGGGAGTGCGTGAATTACGACGGCTACGATCCGAAGACGGGCACCCTGCTTGAAGCGAAGGCGCGTGAGTACCAGAAGTGGTTCAATGAGGAACTGAACCCTAGATTCAAGTACGAGGGCCTGGAGGGCATGATTGATCAAGCAGGACGCCAGCTCAGGCTTGCAGGTGGGCTGCCGGTGCGCTGGCACGTCGCGGAGCCGCGGATGGTGGCTGTGCTTCGGAAGCACTTCGATGCTCGAGGTCTCCACGCCATTGAGGTCGTGTACACAAAACCGGAGCCATGA
- a CDS encoding immunity 52 family protein: MSESYAIKGYWGRRPESAEECARRAETFFRLLAECHPGYARWYRQNTAVANLAELQFEPSRATFEEFFGRKRYQSGKDGFHFGAWTGHENQDQGGMVMFGCGSKAEVAPNFLWLFFPQEALGSGNLLSATVVAGVMRALAVAWEPEWAVATEDGLWDQLSGGSRLGCFVGWMTYFSRERGEVPALPAPVLVEPVGDKGTLVTLTSERLTPSNPEHVEFAWRVQKLLEERGLFRLMVHPSAMRKA; encoded by the coding sequence ATGAGCGAGTCGTACGCAATCAAAGGGTATTGGGGACGGCGGCCGGAGTCGGCCGAGGAGTGCGCTCGGCGCGCGGAGACATTCTTCCGCCTCCTCGCGGAGTGTCATCCGGGCTATGCCAGATGGTATCGACAGAACACCGCCGTCGCGAATCTGGCTGAACTCCAGTTCGAGCCTTCGCGCGCGACCTTCGAGGAGTTTTTCGGACGAAAGAGGTACCAGAGCGGGAAGGACGGCTTTCACTTCGGCGCCTGGACGGGACACGAGAACCAGGACCAGGGGGGGATGGTCATGTTCGGCTGTGGGTCCAAGGCAGAGGTGGCACCGAACTTCTTATGGCTCTTCTTTCCGCAAGAGGCGCTGGGTAGCGGAAACCTGCTCAGTGCGACAGTCGTCGCGGGCGTCATGCGCGCCCTGGCTGTAGCTTGGGAACCGGAGTGGGCGGTCGCGACGGAGGACGGACTCTGGGATCAGCTCTCCGGTGGCAGTCGGCTCGGCTGCTTCGTGGGGTGGATGACGTACTTCTCGCGAGAGCGGGGGGAGGTGCCAGCGCTGCCAGCGCCCGTGCTCGTGGAGCCCGTAGGTGACAAGGGCACACTCGTCACCCTGACTTCCGAGCGGCTCACCCCAAGCAATCCCGAGCACGTCGAGTTCGCCTGGCGCGTGCAAAAACTGCTGGAGGAGCGCGGACTGTTCCGGTTGATGGTCCACCCGTCTGCGATGAGGAAGGCGTGA
- a CDS encoding chondroitinase-B domain-containing protein — MARRQLVIGSSLLLGLTPFPGFAADERFSIPPTSVTASTDDGNVPANTVDGDLTTRWSAEGDGQWLQLDLGSPKKVAFVKIAFLNGASRTSTFDIQTSPDGTTFSTVRSKATSSLTSGLQTFDFPDVGSARYVRLVGYGNSANAWNSYLEVEVHGSAAEAPSGNIVNVSTAAQLTTALASATAGTTIVLADGTYTNSGAFVLKGKNATSSSPITLKAANRGKAIISGGASLQVTSSSHVVISGLKFTNTGNSALVLDGSNNIRVTRNTFALIEDGTQIKWLLIKGAGSHHNRIDHNDFGGKSNIDPVIALDGNYSSQMTQYDVIEYNYFHDVGPRLANGLETIRLGLSALSLLDAHATVQYNLFENCDGDPEFISIKSGHNTIRYNTIITSQGQLTARHGNNNSIYGNFILGDGSKSGVGGIRLYGTDHKVYNNYLAKLTDDALLIDGGDFDGGPTSSTYTASDLSKHWRVYRAEVVNNTVVDSTAGLLIGKKYTYAPVDSKVANNLIRNTTGTLYNELKTSNTLFQGNIGYGSALSNKSRTSSEIRNVNPSLTAVNGLQKLSSTSQAINAATGAYTYVAEDMDGQLRAANDVGADEYSTDPIDHAPLSSADVGPNAP; from the coding sequence ATGGCACGTCGGCAACTTGTGATTGGCTCGAGCTTGCTCCTGGGTCTGACTCCTTTCCCGGGATTCGCGGCGGATGAGCGGTTCTCCATTCCGCCCACCTCCGTCACCGCGAGCACGGATGATGGCAACGTCCCCGCCAATACCGTCGACGGAGACCTGACCACCCGCTGGTCCGCGGAGGGAGATGGACAGTGGCTCCAACTCGACCTGGGTAGCCCCAAGAAGGTGGCCTTCGTGAAGATCGCCTTCCTCAACGGCGCCTCGCGGACCTCCACCTTCGACATCCAGACCTCCCCGGACGGCACCACGTTTTCCACCGTGCGCTCGAAAGCGACGAGCAGCCTGACGAGCGGCCTCCAGACGTTCGACTTCCCGGATGTCGGGTCCGCGCGGTACGTGAGGCTCGTGGGGTATGGCAATTCCGCCAATGCCTGGAACAGCTACCTGGAGGTGGAGGTTCACGGGAGCGCCGCGGAAGCGCCCTCGGGCAACATCGTGAACGTCTCCACCGCCGCTCAACTCACCACGGCCCTCGCCAGCGCGACCGCGGGCACGACCATCGTCCTGGCGGACGGCACCTATACGAACAGCGGCGCCTTCGTCCTCAAGGGCAAGAACGCCACCTCCTCCAGTCCCATCACCCTCAAGGCCGCGAACCGGGGCAAGGCCATCATCTCCGGCGGCGCCTCCCTCCAGGTGACCAGCTCCTCCCACGTGGTCATCTCGGGCCTGAAGTTCACCAACACCGGCAACAGCGCCCTCGTGCTCGATGGCTCCAACAACATCCGGGTCACCCGGAACACCTTCGCGCTGATCGAGGACGGCACCCAGATCAAATGGCTGCTCATCAAGGGAGCCGGGAGCCACCACAACCGGATCGACCACAACGACTTCGGCGGAAAGAGCAACATCGATCCGGTCATCGCCCTGGATGGCAATTACTCCTCGCAGATGACCCAGTATGACGTGATTGAGTACAACTACTTCCACGACGTCGGGCCGCGCCTCGCCAACGGGTTGGAGACCATCCGCCTCGGCCTGTCCGCCCTGTCCCTGCTCGATGCCCACGCCACCGTGCAGTACAACCTGTTCGAGAACTGCGACGGGGACCCGGAGTTCATCTCCATCAAGAGCGGCCACAACACGATCCGCTACAACACGATCATCACGTCGCAGGGACAGCTCACCGCGCGGCACGGAAACAACAACAGCATCTACGGCAACTTCATCCTGGGTGATGGCAGCAAGTCCGGCGTGGGCGGCATCCGGCTCTACGGGACCGACCACAAGGTCTACAACAACTACCTGGCGAAGCTGACCGATGACGCGCTCCTCATCGACGGGGGCGATTTCGACGGAGGGCCGACCTCCAGCACCTATACCGCGAGCGATCTGAGCAAACACTGGAGGGTCTACCGGGCCGAGGTCGTGAACAACACGGTCGTCGACAGCACGGCGGGCCTCCTCATCGGGAAGAAATATACGTACGCACCGGTGGACTCGAAGGTCGCCAACAACCTCATCCGGAACACGACGGGCACCCTCTACAACGAGCTCAAGACGAGCAACACCCTGTTCCAGGGCAACATCGGGTACGGCTCGGCCCTGAGCAACAAGTCGCGGACGTCCAGTGAGATCCGCAACGTGAATCCGTCCCTGACCGCGGTCAACGGTCTGCAGAAGCTGAGTTCCACGAGTCAGGCCATCAACGCGGCGACGGGCGCGTACACCTACGTCGCGGAAGACATGGATGGGCAGTTGCGCGCCGCCAACGACGTCGGCGCGGATGAGTACTCCACCGACCCCATCGACCACGCGCCGTTGTCGTCGGCCGATGTCGGCCCGAATGCCCCTTGA
- a CDS encoding peptidylprolyl isomerase, whose translation MPPVIAPSLEGLSVIVPAPEPITARRVQERFQELARAHASERMRPRTEGLAWGDEVLVDIAGYSNGRLIPFSVRTDVWLPLAPDPLLPGLYEQWVGHLPGESVLVDIVLGENYPLEALRGQPARFALLIQAAREVKYPDPTNPEFLEALGRGATLDEVMRGVAKELQQEAARARFLEGQQRVLEEVAARTQVDIPEELVNEEIRLRWGASEGRSVTKLKFSNKHQEESLQTWLADERTRAEARQRLRISLALGAICKRDGLILTPAKVLEVIQAESTAAGVPLEQATAVFASEPQQHARITQAAWHLLAVDHVMSKAQVHGAGT comes from the coding sequence ATGCCCCCAGTGATCGCGCCGTCACTGGAAGGCCTCTCCGTCATCGTCCCCGCCCCGGAGCCCATCACCGCGCGGAGGGTCCAGGAACGCTTCCAGGAGCTGGCGCGCGCCCATGCCTCCGAGCGCATGCGTCCGCGCACGGAGGGCCTCGCCTGGGGTGACGAGGTGCTGGTCGATATCGCGGGTTATTCGAATGGGCGCCTCATCCCCTTCAGCGTGCGCACCGACGTCTGGCTCCCGCTGGCGCCCGACCCCCTCCTGCCGGGCCTGTACGAGCAGTGGGTGGGTCACCTGCCGGGAGAGAGCGTGCTCGTGGACATCGTCCTGGGCGAGAACTACCCCCTCGAGGCGCTACGGGGTCAGCCCGCGCGCTTCGCCCTCCTCATCCAGGCCGCGCGCGAGGTGAAGTACCCCGACCCGACGAATCCGGAGTTCCTCGAGGCCCTTGGCCGCGGGGCGACACTGGATGAAGTGATGCGCGGTGTGGCGAAGGAGCTGCAACAGGAGGCCGCGCGAGCACGGTTCCTCGAGGGCCAGCAGCGGGTGCTCGAGGAGGTGGCCGCACGCACACAGGTGGACATCCCCGAGGAGCTGGTCAACGAGGAGATCCGCCTGCGCTGGGGCGCGAGCGAGGGTCGCTCCGTGACCAAGCTCAAGTTCAGCAACAAGCATCAGGAGGAGTCGCTCCAGACGTGGCTGGCGGACGAGAGGACCCGGGCCGAGGCCAGGCAGCGGTTGCGCATCAGCCTGGCTCTGGGCGCCATCTGCAAGCGTGACGGGCTCATCCTCACCCCGGCCAAGGTGCTAGAGGTCATCCAGGCCGAGTCCACGGCCGCCGGTGTGCCGCTGGAACAGGCCACCGCCGTCTTTGCTTCCGAGCCACAACAACACGCCCGCATCACTCAAGCCGCGTGGCATCTGTTGGCGGTGGACCACGTCATGAGCAAGGCCCAGGTGCACGGCGCGGGCACCTGA
- a CDS encoding glutathione S-transferase family protein, translating to MSPILFYGVPSGCSFGSIVALEWLARPYRLCRIEMPSVVTSDTYKRINPLAETPSLMTADGRVISETIALLNHLGPLGIDRRLAFPQGTHDFDRWNQMLAFLNTTFFGSFSPLWYAYEHALEPEAKRALTDYGRAKVEKAHARLEALLGDRPWLLGEHRTWVDAYFIGIARWTRYHDAVDRRAFPNVRRLIEKLEADPAVKFAHAIEQQRPAVSAGGFEGEVRLEDAVESIRRAAA from the coding sequence GTGTCCCCCATCCTCTTCTACGGCGTCCCGTCGGGCTGCTCGTTCGGCTCCATCGTCGCGCTCGAGTGGCTCGCGCGGCCCTATCGGCTTTGCCGCATCGAGATGCCGAGCGTCGTCACGAGCGACACGTACAAGCGCATCAACCCCCTCGCGGAGACGCCCTCCCTGATGACGGCCGACGGCAGGGTCATCAGCGAAACCATCGCCCTCCTGAATCACCTCGGTCCGCTCGGTATCGACCGGCGGCTCGCCTTCCCCCAAGGCACCCACGACTTCGACCGCTGGAACCAGATGTTGGCCTTCCTCAACACGACCTTCTTCGGCTCGTTCAGCCCGCTCTGGTACGCCTACGAGCACGCGTTGGAGCCAGAGGCGAAGCGGGCGCTGACCGATTACGGCCGAGCCAAGGTCGAGAAGGCCCACGCCAGGCTCGAGGCCCTGCTCGGTGACCGCCCCTGGCTGCTCGGCGAGCACCGCACCTGGGTGGACGCCTACTTCATCGGCATCGCCCGCTGGACCAGGTACCACGACGCGGTCGACCGCCGTGCATTCCCGAACGTGCGGCGGCTCATCGAGAAGCTCGAGGCCGATCCAGCGGTGAAGTTCGCCCACGCGATCGAGCAGCAGCGGCCAGCCGTCTCGGCGGGTGGCTTCGAAGGCGAGGTCCGTCTCGAAGACGCGGTGGAGTCCATCCGGCGCGCGGCTGCCTAG
- a CDS encoding LysR substrate-binding domain-containing protein, producing the protein MLNLNDLALFVAAIEHGGFAAAARRLGVPKATISKRVAELEASLDARLVHRTSRSFTLTEVGRDFHERARAVLIEAEAAEQVVRGRIAEPSGTVRLTASVPTAQLYLAEHLPKLARAYPKLRVQLDVTDRFVDVVQEGYDIAVRSHFTPLPASGLVQRQLVSEPIILVAAPDYLATREPLERPEQLGRHDGLVAALNPMGWRLLGPAGERVEVSPITVMAANESTVLLGAAKAGLGVACLPESMCRGALRSGELVRVLPEWVAGTVTTTLLMPHRRGQLPGVRATVEFLIECLAQKVRASTH; encoded by the coding sequence ATGCTCAACCTCAACGACCTGGCTCTCTTCGTGGCCGCGATCGAACACGGTGGCTTCGCGGCGGCGGCGCGTCGTCTCGGCGTGCCGAAGGCGACCATCAGCAAGCGGGTGGCGGAGCTCGAGGCGAGCCTGGATGCCCGGCTCGTCCATCGTACCTCGCGCAGCTTCACACTCACCGAGGTCGGGCGTGACTTCCACGAGCGTGCGCGTGCGGTGCTGATCGAGGCGGAGGCCGCCGAGCAGGTGGTGCGCGGGCGCATCGCCGAGCCCAGTGGCACGGTTCGGCTGACCGCCAGCGTACCGACGGCACAGCTCTACCTGGCCGAGCACCTGCCGAAGCTCGCGCGCGCCTACCCCAAGCTGCGGGTGCAACTGGACGTGACCGACCGTTTCGTGGATGTCGTGCAGGAGGGCTACGACATCGCGGTGCGCTCCCACTTCACACCGCTTCCGGCTTCGGGTCTGGTCCAGCGGCAGCTCGTGAGCGAGCCCATCATCCTCGTGGCCGCCCCCGACTACCTGGCGACACGGGAACCGCTGGAGCGGCCCGAGCAGCTCGGGCGCCATGACGGCCTCGTGGCCGCGCTGAACCCGATGGGCTGGCGCCTGCTCGGCCCCGCGGGCGAGCGCGTCGAGGTCAGTCCGATCACCGTCATGGCGGCCAACGAATCGACCGTGTTGCTGGGCGCCGCCAAGGCCGGTCTCGGCGTGGCCTGCCTGCCCGAGAGCATGTGTCGTGGGGCCCTGCGATCGGGCGAGTTGGTCCGGGTGCTGCCCGAGTGGGTGGCGGGGACCGTGACCACGACCCTCCTCATGCCCCACCGGCGCGGTCAGTTGCCCGGGGTCCGGGCGACGGTGGAGTTCCTGATCGAGTGTCTCGCCCAGAAGGTGCGAGCCAGCACTCATTGA
- a CDS encoding DUF3565 domain-containing protein codes for MKQKMTGFHLDGENHWVAELECGHRQHVRHEPPWMERPWVLTEEGRRSRLGIELDCRRCDEVGHAVAEAVREALAAAARQAYEEAGLSGLCAEGRWELALDAIRATGLTSAIHRALTRPQ; via the coding sequence ATGAAGCAGAAGATGACGGGATTCCACCTCGATGGTGAGAACCACTGGGTCGCCGAGCTCGAGTGCGGCCACCGGCAGCACGTGCGCCATGAGCCACCGTGGATGGAGCGCCCCTGGGTCCTCACGGAAGAAGGGCGGCGCAGCCGTCTGGGCATCGAGCTCGACTGCAGACGTTGTGACGAGGTCGGCCACGCGGTCGCCGAGGCGGTGCGCGAAGCCTTGGCAGCCGCTGCCCGGCAAGCCTATGAGGAGGCGGGCCTGAGCGGCCTTTGTGCCGAGGGCCGCTGGGAGCTCGCGTTGGATGCCATCCGCGCCACCGGGCTCACCTCGGCGATCCACCGTGCGCTGACACGCCCTCAATGA
- a CDS encoding DUF4082 domain-containing protein, producing the protein MLRHASRWVTTLVVGFTWVQAGCAPAEPTAPETPRTEEAAQPLLPGERSLFDASAVPAVAAADDSAAVELGVRFRSDAPGRIMGVRFYKGAGNTGTHTGSLWSASGALLATATFQGETASGWQEVRFATPVAIAADTNYVASYHAPAGHYAATSNGFASALDVPPLHAPASGTEGGNGLYHYGTSGFPTDSYQASNYWVDVAFQPNDTTPPRAPTNVVATPNSSTAIDLTWYVSVDGSGETQGNARAHLVYRGSQLIAELSGTTTSYRDTGLMPATTYEYTVRGRDAAGNLSPASATVTATTLASSVCNPCSLWNVVTGDPQFVNADATPTEVGLKFRTDVAGTVTKVRYYKSSVDTGPHVGHLWSATGELLGTTVQAPGESSFGWRELTFPTPVSLAANTTYVVSYFATVGYYAITPNYFSSAGVDVPPLHAPSAVAAGGNGVRHLNGSGFPSDAWMNTNFWVDVAFVPATGDASPVDVSVEHAFPAGTGVRGDALDYDITVTNHGTRAATNLTLDVPVPTGLAPFVFTPKASVGTCGYYTTDNMHCDITSLSAGESAVVRMTLVPSISGTFQFQATVAASETDSVPGNNTSTLTIPVGPSSNLVTFDTFDGADEAITGIHGPFYFVFNKWYLASPWGGFTTKSISFNGGGVNQGELSIYGERTVVGLDAFTWDTGATLTLSCFNQPTRTFTLTPGQVTHVVTNWQGTCSSVTLATSNGWDTNFDNIELSPLP; encoded by the coding sequence GTGCTTCGACATGCATCACGCTGGGTCACGACGCTGGTAGTGGGTTTCACCTGGGTCCAGGCAGGCTGTGCTCCCGCGGAGCCCACAGCCCCGGAGACACCGCGCACCGAAGAGGCCGCGCAGCCGCTGCTGCCGGGTGAGCGCTCCCTCTTCGACGCCTCCGCCGTGCCGGCCGTGGCGGCCGCGGACGACAGCGCCGCGGTGGAACTGGGCGTGCGCTTCCGCAGCGACGCGCCCGGACGCATCATGGGCGTGCGCTTCTACAAGGGCGCGGGCAACACGGGCACGCACACCGGCAGCCTGTGGTCGGCTTCGGGAGCCTTGCTGGCCACCGCCACCTTCCAGGGCGAGACGGCCTCGGGCTGGCAGGAGGTGCGCTTCGCGACACCCGTGGCCATCGCGGCGGATACGAACTACGTCGCGTCGTACCACGCGCCCGCGGGGCACTACGCGGCGACGAGCAATGGCTTCGCCTCCGCGCTGGATGTGCCGCCCCTGCACGCGCCCGCGAGCGGGACGGAGGGCGGCAACGGCCTCTACCACTACGGCACGAGCGGCTTTCCCACGGACAGCTACCAGGCCAGCAACTACTGGGTGGACGTGGCCTTCCAGCCCAACGACACCACGCCTCCGCGTGCGCCCACCAACGTGGTGGCGACGCCCAACTCGTCCACCGCCATCGACCTGACCTGGTACGTCTCCGTGGACGGCTCGGGCGAGACGCAGGGCAACGCGCGCGCGCACCTGGTGTACCGGGGCAGCCAGCTCATCGCGGAGCTGTCCGGCACCACCACGAGCTACCGCGACACCGGCCTGATGCCCGCCACCACGTACGAGTACACCGTGCGCGGTCGTGACGCCGCCGGCAACCTGAGCCCCGCGTCCGCCACCGTCACCGCCACCACCCTCGCCAGCAGCGTCTGCAATCCCTGCAGCCTGTGGAACGTGGTGACGGGCGACCCCCAGTTCGTGAATGCCGACGCCACCCCCACCGAGGTGGGACTGAAGTTCCGCACGGACGTGGCGGGCACGGTGACGAAGGTGCGCTACTACAAGAGCAGCGTAGACACCGGGCCGCACGTGGGCCACCTGTGGAGCGCCACCGGCGAGCTGCTGGGCACCACGGTGCAGGCGCCTGGGGAGAGCAGCTTCGGCTGGCGCGAGCTGACGTTCCCGACGCCGGTGAGCCTCGCGGCGAACACGACCTATGTCGTGTCGTACTTCGCGACCGTGGGCTACTATGCCATCACGCCCAACTACTTCAGCAGCGCGGGCGTGGACGTGCCGCCCCTGCATGCACCGTCCGCCGTCGCGGCGGGCGGCAATGGGGTGCGCCACCTCAATGGCAGCGGCTTCCCCTCGGATGCGTGGATGAACACCAACTTCTGGGTGGACGTCGCCTTCGTGCCGGCCACGGGGGACGCATCCCCGGTCGACGTGTCCGTGGAGCATGCCTTCCCCGCCGGGACGGGGGTCCGGGGCGACGCGCTTGACTATGACATCACGGTGACGAACCACGGCACGAGGGCGGCCACCAACCTCACGCTCGACGTTCCCGTTCCCACCGGGCTCGCGCCCTTCGTCTTCACTCCGAAGGCGTCGGTGGGCACGTGCGGCTACTACACCACTGACAACATGCACTGCGACATCACGAGCCTGTCCGCCGGGGAGAGCGCCGTCGTTCGCATGACGCTGGTGCCCTCGATCTCCGGGACGTTCCAGTTCCAGGCGACCGTCGCGGCGTCCGAGACGGACAGCGTTCCGGGCAACAACACCAGCACCCTGACGATCCCCGTGGGTCCTTCGTCGAACCTGGTCACCTTCGATACCTTCGACGGTGCGGACGAGGCCATCACCGGCATCCACGGCCCCTTCTACTTCGTGTTCAACAAGTGGTACCTCGCGTCGCCCTGGGGCGGGTTCACCACGAAGAGCATCTCCTTCAACGGCGGGGGGGTGAACCAGGGAGAGCTCAGCATCTACGGGGAGCGGACGGTCGTCGGCCTCGACGCCTTCACCTGGGACACGGGCGCGACGCTCACCCTGAGTTGCTTCAACCAGCCCACGCGCACCTTCACCTTGACGCCGGGGCAGGTGACCCACGTCGTGACGAACTGGCAGGGCACCTGCTCGTCCGTCACCCTGGCGACGTCGAACGGCTGGGACACGAACTTCGACAACATCGAGCTATCGCCGCTGCCCTGA
- a CDS encoding GIN domain-containing protein, protein MFMPACGWFGEQGNGHKVTQPRELTGFTRVENHSSLDVVVREASAGSVTLTLDENLLPFVTTRVSGETLFIENTENLSYSGEGRVVATLPRFLGAENDGSGDFLVEGVTQSNALSFELEGSGDMDYCGPASSLTVNLSGSGNMTLCTPREQVLDGVRLGLSGSGSLTYDGATKSLEAVLEGSGDMSLTGSAPRLVARVNNSGNLEARGLTSSEAELYMAGSGNVSATVATTVTVHIDGSGNVDLWGDASLRDVRLEGSGSLRRH, encoded by the coding sequence ATGTTTATGCCCGCCTGCGGTTGGTTCGGAGAGCAGGGCAATGGCCACAAGGTCACTCAGCCGCGCGAGCTCACCGGCTTCACCCGGGTAGAGAATCACTCCTCCCTGGATGTGGTGGTGCGCGAGGCCTCCGCCGGATCCGTCACCCTCACGCTCGACGAGAACCTGCTCCCGTTCGTCACCACCCGCGTCTCCGGGGAGACGCTCTTCATCGAGAACACCGAGAACCTGTCGTACTCGGGTGAAGGCCGCGTGGTGGCGACGCTGCCGCGCTTCCTCGGCGCGGAGAATGATGGCTCCGGCGACTTCCTCGTCGAGGGCGTGACCCAGTCGAACGCGCTCAGCTTCGAGCTCGAGGGCTCTGGAGACATGGACTACTGCGGGCCGGCCTCCAGCCTCACCGTGAATCTCTCTGGCTCTGGCAACATGACGCTGTGCACTCCACGGGAGCAGGTGCTGGACGGGGTGCGCCTGGGGCTGTCTGGCTCCGGCTCGCTCACCTATGACGGCGCCACGAAGAGCCTGGAGGCCGTCCTCGAGGGTTCGGGCGACATGAGCCTCACCGGCTCGGCGCCGCGCCTGGTGGCCCGGGTGAACAACAGCGGGAACCTCGAGGCCCGGGGGCTCACCAGCTCGGAGGCGGAGCTGTACATGGCGGGTTCCGGCAACGTGAGCGCCACCGTCGCTACCACCGTGACGGTGCACATCGATGGCTCTGGCAATGTGGATCTCTGGGGAGACGCCTCGTTGCGCGACGTGCGCCTCGAGGGGAGCGGGAGCCTGCGGCGTCACTGA
- a CDS encoding DUF427 domain-containing protein yields MRATLRGRVIAESADTVEVGGYHYFPRASVQMELLRLAPKTDSDRACPHGVQFYDVSDGNGRSERAAWSYEAPQASMKRVDHWIGFWGDVELAP; encoded by the coding sequence ATGAGAGCGACATTACGAGGCAGGGTGATCGCGGAGAGCGCCGACACCGTCGAGGTCGGCGGCTACCACTACTTTCCGCGTGCGTCGGTTCAGATGGAGCTGCTTCGGCTCGCGCCGAAGACGGACAGCGACCGGGCGTGTCCGCATGGCGTCCAGTTCTACGATGTCTCGGACGGAAATGGCCGGAGCGAGCGCGCGGCCTGGTCCTACGAGGCGCCCCAGGCGTCGATGAAGCGGGTTGACCACTGGATTGGCTTCTGGGGAGACGTCGAGCTCGCTCCCTGA